Sequence from the Symbiopectobacterium purcellii genome:
AAACTCGGGTATTCGCCGTGGGAAGCCGTCTTTATGTCGTGCGTGATTTACGCCGGTGCCAGTCAGTTTGTGATTACCGCCCTGCTCAGTGCCGGGATGTCTATTTGGGTGGCGGCGTTTACCGTCATGGCCATGGATGTGCGCCATGTGCTGTATGGCCCTGCGCTGCGGCACCGTATTTTGCAGCGCCTGCCAACACGCAAAACACCGTTGTGGGCGTTTGGGCTGACCGATGAAGTCTTCGCCGCGGCGACAGCGCGGCTGGCACAAAACAATCGCCGCTGGAGTGAAAACTGGATGCTGGGCGTTGCTGCCGCCTCGTGGATTTCCTGGGCCTGCGGCACAGTGATCGGCGCGTTATTCGGTAATGGGCCACTGAAAGCGTATCCCGCCGTCGAGGCGGCGCTGACCTTTATGTTGCCGGCACTGTTCCTCAGTTTTCTGCTGGCCTCTTTTAAAAAGCGGCAAAGTGGGGTCGTGGTGTGCGCGCTGGGGGGCGCCCTACTTGGCTTACTGCTGTTCTCCATTCCGGCCGCGATCTTAGTCGGCATCGGCAGCGGCTGTGCCGCCGCACTGTTTCTCACACCGCCCGTCATGACTCAACAGGGGGAAAAATCCTCATGAGTAGCCAAATTTTACTGATTGGTGTGCTGGTTGGCATGGTGAACTTTTTATTCCGCTACCTGCCACTGCGTCTCGGAGCCAGCCGAGCCTCCGGCTCACTCAAGCGCGGCAAAGTAGGCGCGGTACTCGACAGCATTGGTATCGCGTCTATCTGCGCCCTGCTGATCGTTTCCAGCGTCCCTGAGATTCAACAGCATACTAACAAGTTGTTGCCCACACTCATCGGTTGCCTGACGCTCACGCTCTGTTTCTACCGGACACGCAGCATTGTCATCTCCACATTGTTGGGCGCGTTTTGTTACGGTATTGCTTTTAAATACCTTTCATTGGGAATTATTTAATATCATTGTGTTAGCAGTGCGTTATTAGTGGTTCACGTTAGCTAACACAAGGTCACTTACGTTCTGTCACAAAGTCGACGACACAATGCGACTAAATATCGTTTACCCGATTAGTAACTTTAGTTATTATACTGATCGTGATTAATGAGGTTCACATAAAAAATGGATAGTCCATCTGTACATAAGCGCGGGCTCACTGAAAGTGGCGCGCGTGACAAAAAACCTGAGTTCGATAAAAACAGTTCCTTCTCCCCCATCGAACAAATGATCAATCTGCGCGCATCGCGCAATCCAGAGTTTCCTCAACAGGAAATTTTGCTGGTGCGTTTGTGCATGCATATGCAGAACAAGATTCTGGAGCACCGCAACAAGATTTTGCGGGAACAGGGCATCAACGAAACGTTGTTTATGGCACTGATTACGCTGGAATCTCAGGAATCACGTAGCATTCAACCATCAGAATTGAGCGCCGCACTGGGCTCTTCGCGGACCAATGCCACCCGCATTGCCGATGAGTTAGAAAAGCGCGGTTGGATTGAACGCCGTGAAAGCG
This genomic interval carries:
- a CDS encoding AzlC family ABC transporter permease; this translates as MISQQQEKHIEHASPHATFAEGVISSLPIVIGYLPVAFAFGLNAVKLGYSPWEAVFMSCVIYAGASQFVITALLSAGMSIWVAAFTVMAMDVRHVLYGPALRHRILQRLPTRKTPLWAFGLTDEVFAAATARLAQNNRRWSENWMLGVAAASWISWACGTVIGALFGNGPLKAYPAVEAALTFMLPALFLSFLLASFKKRQSGVVVCALGGALLGLLLFSIPAAILVGIGSGCAAALFLTPPVMTQQGEKSS
- the ygaH gene encoding L-valine transporter subunit YgaH, whose amino-acid sequence is MSSQILLIGVLVGMVNFLFRYLPLRLGASRASGSLKRGKVGAVLDSIGIASICALLIVSSVPEIQQHTNKLLPTLIGCLTLTLCFYRTRSIVISTLLGAFCYGIAFKYLSLGII
- the mprA gene encoding transcriptional repressor MprA — its product is MINLRASRNPEFPQQEILLVRLCMHMQNKILEHRNKILREQGINETLFMALITLESQESRSIQPSELSAALGSSRTNATRIADELEKRGWIERRESDSDRRCLHLHMTDEGKAFLDRLLPPQHQSLHFLWSALEKDEQKQLEVLMRKLLVRLDEMDKIDNP